A window of the Pelagicoccus enzymogenes genome harbors these coding sequences:
- a CDS encoding putative DNA modification/repair radical SAM protein: MELERKLEILADAAKYDASCASSGGERRKTSPGAQGIGSTTGSGICHSYAPDGRCISLLKILLTNVCIFDCVYCVNRRSSDTPRAAFTPDEVVKLTIDFYKRNYIEGLFLSSGIIRNPDYTMEQLVRVAKSLRLEYGFRGYIHLKTIPEASPELIEAAGRWADRLSVNVELPTQVGLEKLAPEKNLRRIQGGMARIRGIKEDDLDRRRKANSERQRSQVSRERAFAPAGQSTQMIVGADEANDRAVLSRADTLYKSYQLRRVYYSAYSPIPHASVLLPPKSPPLVRENRLYQADWLLRFYGFSLDEVVPSDLGDLPLELDPKSAWALRHREFFPVDVNAAPREALLRVPGMGVRSVERIIEARRFGKLSLADLRRMRLPLAKASAFIIAADHSPGVVELSNAQLKVKLGVPAEQMLLPLSRA, from the coding sequence ATGGAATTGGAAAGGAAACTGGAGATTTTGGCGGATGCAGCCAAGTACGACGCTTCTTGCGCGAGTAGCGGCGGGGAGCGGCGCAAGACGAGCCCTGGAGCGCAGGGAATCGGTTCCACCACAGGCTCCGGCATTTGCCACAGCTATGCTCCGGATGGCCGCTGTATTTCCCTACTCAAGATATTGCTCACCAACGTCTGCATCTTCGATTGCGTGTACTGCGTGAATCGGCGCTCCAGCGACACGCCGCGGGCTGCCTTTACGCCTGACGAGGTCGTGAAGCTGACCATCGATTTCTACAAGCGGAACTATATTGAAGGGCTTTTTTTGAGTTCTGGAATCATCCGGAATCCTGACTACACGATGGAGCAGCTCGTGCGAGTGGCGAAAAGCTTGCGTTTGGAGTATGGGTTTCGCGGATACATTCACTTAAAGACGATTCCGGAGGCGTCGCCGGAATTGATTGAAGCGGCGGGGCGTTGGGCGGATCGCTTGAGTGTGAACGTGGAACTCCCGACACAAGTGGGGCTGGAGAAGCTGGCTCCGGAAAAGAACCTGCGTCGCATTCAAGGAGGGATGGCTCGTATTCGGGGAATCAAGGAGGACGACTTAGACCGCCGGAGAAAGGCCAATTCGGAGCGGCAGCGGTCGCAGGTGTCGCGGGAGCGGGCGTTTGCGCCTGCAGGGCAGAGCACGCAGATGATTGTGGGCGCGGACGAAGCGAACGATCGGGCGGTGCTGTCGCGGGCGGACACGCTCTACAAGTCTTACCAACTGAGGCGCGTTTATTATTCTGCCTACAGCCCTATCCCGCACGCTTCGGTTTTGCTGCCTCCGAAGTCGCCGCCGCTGGTGCGAGAAAATCGGCTTTATCAAGCGGATTGGCTGCTTCGCTTTTATGGGTTTTCTTTGGATGAGGTGGTGCCCAGCGATCTAGGAGACTTGCCTCTGGAATTGGATCCCAAGTCTGCCTGGGCCTTGCGGCATCGGGAGTTTTTTCCGGTAGATGTGAACGCGGCGCCGAGAGAGGCCTTGTTGCGGGTGCCTGGTATGGGAGTGCGGAGTGTGGAGCGAATTATCGAAGCGAGGCGTTTTGGAAAGCTGTCGCTGGCGGATTTGCGTCGTATGCGGCTGCCGCTGGCGAAGGCGAGCGCGTTCATCATTGCAGCGGACCATTCGCCGGGGGTTGTGGAACTGAGCAATGCCCAATTGAAGGTAAAGCTCGGCGTTCCTGCAGAGCAGATGCTCTTGCCTTTGAGTCGAGCGTAG
- the cas1c gene encoding type I-C CRISPR-associated endonuclease Cas1c, whose translation MRRHLNTLFVTLEGAYLKKDGAAIDIRHEGKSRLRVPLHNLDGIACFAWDCSASAALMAACAEANVSLSFHNPNGKFLAASNGFTTGNVLLRREQYRRADREEDCLAIASHLVAAKIANSRTNIQRALRDHGTKSIDRMDTLRMTSDALYPKIRSALVAEDVDSLRGIEGEAAACYFLGFSSMLTGCEGEFAMKGRSRRPARDPINALLSLAYTLLMHDCRSALESCGLDPQCGFLHKDRPGRPSLALDLMEEFRACLADRLVLTLINRKQIGRGDFQKEESGAVLLKEAARKKVYAAWQERKQTEILHPFLNEKTTVGLLPHLQARLLARLLRGDLDGYPAYLQK comes from the coding sequence GTGAGACGTCATCTCAATACATTGTTTGTGACTTTGGAAGGAGCTTACCTAAAGAAGGACGGGGCTGCTATCGACATCCGGCACGAAGGGAAGTCGCGGCTGCGCGTGCCATTGCACAATCTAGATGGAATTGCGTGTTTCGCATGGGACTGCAGCGCGAGCGCAGCTTTGATGGCTGCATGCGCGGAGGCGAACGTGTCTTTGTCATTTCACAATCCAAATGGTAAGTTTCTGGCAGCGAGCAACGGGTTCACTACGGGAAACGTCTTGCTGAGGCGTGAGCAATATCGTCGAGCGGATAGGGAGGAAGATTGCTTGGCTATCGCGTCTCACCTCGTCGCCGCGAAGATCGCAAATAGCCGGACCAATATTCAAAGGGCCTTGCGAGATCACGGGACAAAGAGTATTGATCGAATGGATACGTTGCGGATGACGTCGGATGCTTTATATCCCAAGATTCGCAGTGCCTTGGTCGCGGAGGATGTTGACAGCTTGAGAGGGATCGAAGGGGAGGCCGCAGCCTGCTATTTTTTGGGGTTTTCGTCGATGCTCACAGGTTGCGAGGGAGAGTTTGCGATGAAGGGGAGATCGCGGCGTCCCGCTCGGGATCCTATCAACGCCTTGCTCTCGCTTGCTTACACATTGTTGATGCATGACTGCCGGTCGGCATTGGAAAGCTGCGGCTTGGACCCGCAGTGCGGATTTCTGCACAAGGATCGGCCTGGGCGTCCGTCGTTGGCCTTAGACTTGATGGAAGAGTTTCGAGCCTGTCTGGCGGACCGCCTCGTTTTGACCTTGATTAATCGAAAGCAGATTGGACGGGGCGACTTTCAAAAGGAAGAGTCAGGGGCAGTGCTGTTGAAGGAGGCGGCCCGCAAGAAGGTTTACGCGGCTTGGCAGGAGCGCAAGCAGACTGAAATCTTGCATCCCTTCTTGAATGAAAAGACGACTGTCGGGTTGCTGCCTCATTTGCAGGCCCGCCTGTTGGCTCGGTTATTGAGAGGCGATCTGGACGGGTATCCAGCGTATCTGCAAAAGTAG
- the cas5c gene encoding type I-C CRISPR-associated protein Cas5c: MKYGITLKVFGDYALFSRPEMKVERVSYDVITPSAARGILEAIYWKPQIRWIIDELTVLNPIRFTNIRRNEISAKVAVKGASGVNAGMKDPTVVPRLAVDQNRQQRASMVLKDVSYVIKAHVEILDTRMERGGEKIALPQAVGKHLDMFKRRARKGQAFHQPYFGCREFPVSFELIEEEANLPRPHEELLTDDTKDLGYMLHDIEFQQDRATKKVKSTTPHFFRAEMLNGVIAVPELPFPVAS, translated from the coding sequence ATGAAATATGGAATCACACTCAAAGTCTTTGGAGACTACGCTCTGTTTTCTCGACCCGAGATGAAGGTCGAGCGGGTCTCTTACGACGTTATCACCCCTTCCGCGGCCCGCGGAATTCTCGAAGCGATTTACTGGAAGCCGCAGATCCGGTGGATCATCGACGAGTTGACTGTGCTTAACCCGATTCGTTTTACGAATATTCGGAGAAACGAGATTTCGGCTAAGGTGGCGGTTAAGGGGGCAAGTGGCGTCAATGCAGGCATGAAGGATCCGACGGTGGTGCCGCGTCTAGCGGTTGATCAAAATCGTCAACAGCGGGCATCGATGGTTTTGAAGGACGTGTCGTATGTGATAAAGGCGCATGTCGAAATTTTGGATACGAGGATGGAGCGAGGCGGCGAGAAGATCGCACTGCCGCAAGCCGTGGGAAAGCATTTGGATATGTTTAAGCGTCGAGCGCGGAAGGGGCAGGCATTTCACCAGCCGTACTTTGGGTGTCGAGAGTTTCCTGTGAGCTTCGAGTTGATCGAAGAGGAAGCGAACTTGCCTCGGCCACACGAGGAACTGCTAACGGATGATACTAAGGATCTCGGTTATATGCTTCATGACATCGAGTTCCAGCAGGACCGAGCTACCAAGAAGGTGAAATCTACCACTCCGCATTTCTTCAGGGCTGAAATGCTGAACGGAGTGATTGCTGTGCCTGAACTTCCATTCCCCGTCGCATCATGA
- a CDS encoding UdgX family uracil-DNA binding protein (This protein belongs to the uracil DNA glycosylase superfamily, members of which act in excision repair of DNA. However, it belongs more specifically to UdgX branch, whose founding member was found to bind uracil in DNA (where it does not belong), without cleaving it, appears to promote DNA repair by a pathway involving RecA, rather than base excision.) has protein sequence MGRIHVEAGDFEEWRSAARELLAKMIPPERVVWNEPPEAELSLGFAEEVQFEKAVSGRGRVSESFLSRAAVVACHDDSDTWGLLYRMLWRMARGGERQLLHRANDADVRSFELKEKAVRRERHKMTAFVRFRKVAATAEDAGREQFVAWYEPVHDVVRLAAPFFRDRFASMDWSILTPRTCVHWDGRELRFSEGASRGDAPAEDDLEAYWLKYYASIFNPSRLNISMMEREMPRRYWKNLPEASLIAELSSGSYGRSEKMKKELEENERVSARRPKGAPDGRERGLLRSADEVRLRSEGQSMETMRELSQGCQACPLYERATQVVFGEGRFDARLMIVGEQPGDREDIAGKPFVGPAGELLDDALQVVGINRDDAYVTNAVKHFKWRPSGKVRLHQKPDAKEVHACKPWLQRELEQVRPEVVLCLGSTAASAILGRPVSVTQERGLHDDPGLPYAVVVTFHPAYLLRLQDVKERRRAERAFCEDLGLCNQFINT, from the coding sequence GTGGGTCGGATACATGTTGAGGCGGGTGATTTCGAGGAGTGGCGATCGGCTGCTCGGGAATTGCTTGCCAAGATGATTCCTCCCGAAAGGGTGGTGTGGAACGAACCGCCGGAGGCTGAGCTTAGTCTTGGTTTTGCAGAGGAGGTTCAATTCGAAAAAGCTGTGAGCGGGCGGGGCAGGGTGTCGGAGAGCTTTTTAAGTCGAGCAGCGGTGGTAGCATGTCATGATGACTCGGATACGTGGGGACTTTTGTATCGGATGCTTTGGCGGATGGCCCGCGGTGGAGAGCGTCAACTGCTGCATCGCGCCAACGATGCGGACGTGAGGAGTTTCGAGCTCAAAGAAAAAGCGGTGCGGCGAGAGCGTCACAAAATGACTGCCTTTGTGCGGTTTCGGAAGGTGGCTGCTACGGCTGAAGATGCGGGCCGCGAGCAGTTCGTGGCCTGGTACGAACCGGTGCATGATGTGGTGCGGCTGGCGGCTCCGTTTTTTCGGGATCGCTTCGCTTCTATGGATTGGTCCATCCTGACGCCGCGCACCTGTGTGCACTGGGATGGGCGCGAATTGAGGTTTAGCGAGGGAGCGTCGCGGGGAGATGCTCCTGCTGAGGACGATTTGGAAGCGTATTGGCTGAAGTACTACGCTAGTATTTTTAACCCGTCTCGGCTCAATATCTCCATGATGGAGCGGGAGATGCCGCGGCGGTACTGGAAGAACTTGCCGGAAGCTAGCTTGATCGCCGAGCTTTCGAGCGGCTCCTATGGCCGCTCGGAGAAGATGAAGAAGGAGCTGGAGGAGAACGAGAGGGTGAGCGCTCGACGGCCGAAAGGGGCTCCCGACGGTCGCGAGCGCGGGCTTCTGCGATCGGCGGACGAGGTGCGGTTGCGTAGTGAGGGGCAGTCGATGGAGACAATGCGGGAGTTGTCTCAAGGGTGCCAGGCCTGTCCCTTGTACGAGCGTGCGACGCAGGTTGTTTTTGGCGAGGGACGCTTTGATGCTCGGTTGATGATTGTGGGCGAGCAGCCTGGGGATCGGGAGGATATCGCTGGCAAGCCCTTTGTGGGACCGGCGGGCGAGTTACTGGACGATGCTTTGCAGGTGGTAGGGATCAATCGAGATGACGCGTATGTTACCAATGCGGTTAAGCATTTTAAGTGGCGTCCTTCCGGCAAGGTGCGTTTGCATCAGAAGCCGGACGCGAAAGAGGTGCATGCTTGTAAGCCGTGGTTACAGCGGGAGTTGGAGCAGGTACGTCCGGAGGTGGTGCTTTGTTTGGGAAGCACGGCGGCGTCGGCGATCCTGGGCCGGCCGGTGTCGGTGACGCAGGAGCGAGGCTTGCATGATGATCCCGGTCTACCCTACGCGGTGGTGGTGACGTTTCATCCGGCTTATTTGTTGCGACTGCAGGACGTGAAGGAAAGGCGTCGCGCGGAGCGCGCGTTTTGCGAGGATCTGGGTTTGTGTAACCAGTTTATAAATACGTAG
- the cas4 gene encoding CRISPR-associated protein Cas4 → MNFDHSDRGCGDEDFFVAISALQHWLFCPRQCALIHVERVWLDNRYTAEGNAMHERAHDGPHELREGVRITRGLPVSSRRLGLTGQCDVVEFHPDGRIVPVEYKRGRPKAHRADEVQLCAQALCLEEMRKAEIECGYLYYGKNRRRTEVCFSSDLRALTEKVAAEVMNCIEKGNTPIIEYEAKRCDTCSLLEICEPKALGRKRGAKAWFRHAIANLKPET, encoded by the coding sequence TTGAATTTTGATCATTCAGATCGCGGTTGTGGCGACGAAGACTTCTTCGTCGCCATATCCGCGCTTCAGCATTGGCTGTTCTGTCCGCGACAGTGTGCTTTGATTCATGTGGAGCGCGTGTGGTTGGATAATCGCTACACGGCAGAGGGCAATGCGATGCATGAGCGAGCTCACGACGGTCCGCATGAATTGCGGGAGGGAGTGCGGATTACGCGCGGCTTGCCGGTGAGTTCTAGGCGTTTGGGGCTGACGGGACAGTGCGACGTGGTGGAGTTTCACCCCGATGGTCGGATCGTTCCGGTCGAGTACAAGCGAGGCAGGCCGAAGGCTCATCGAGCGGATGAGGTGCAGCTCTGCGCTCAGGCTCTCTGCTTGGAGGAGATGAGAAAGGCGGAGATTGAATGCGGCTACCTTTACTACGGCAAAAATCGTCGGCGGACTGAAGTATGCTTTTCTTCTGATTTGAGGGCTTTGACTGAGAAAGTTGCTGCGGAGGTGATGAACTGTATCGAAAAAGGGAATACTCCGATTATTGAGTATGAGGCGAAGCGTTGTGACACTTGTTCGTTGTTGGAGATTTGCGAGCCGAAGGCTTTAGGGAGAAAGCGAGGTGCCAAAGCTTGGTTTCGTCATGCCATCGCGAATTTGAAACCTGAAACCTGA
- the cas2 gene encoding CRISPR-associated endonuclease Cas2, with protein MYVLIAYDVSTKTPSGQRRLRRVAKACLDYGQRVQNSVFECKVDPAQLVDLKTRLLSIINVDTDSIRIYNLGSNWQRRVEHHGAKESYDVDGTLMV; from the coding sequence ATGTACGTTTTGATTGCCTATGATGTTTCCACCAAAACCCCCTCGGGCCAAAGGCGCTTGAGAAGGGTGGCAAAAGCGTGTTTGGACTATGGACAGCGAGTGCAGAATTCGGTTTTCGAGTGCAAGGTTGATCCGGCCCAGTTGGTTGATCTAAAAACCCGTCTTTTGAGTATCATAAACGTGGATACTGATTCGATTCGCATTTACAATCTAGGATCGAATTGGCAGCGAAGGGTCGAGCACCATGGAGCGAAGGAGTCATACGATGTGGATGGCACTTTGATGGTTTGA
- the cas7c gene encoding type I-C CRISPR-associated protein Cas7/Csd2 encodes MQNRYDFLFLFDCQDANPNGDPDAGNLPRLDVETGQGLVTDVCLKRKIRNFVDQTTDKRIYFVEGAVHNNQHKEAYEAIGEKPEKKVKPEIKDKATAWMCENYFDVRTFGAVMSTEVNCGQVRGPIQLSFARSIDPVVSSEHAITRTSVTNEKDIEKERTMGRKFTVPYGLYLAKGFVNPFLAKQTGFSDEDLELLLTALENAFQFDQSAARPAGSMNPRGLLVFKHSSQLGNAPSHKLFEAVSIKKSERVEVPRSHRDYEAVIDVSKIPEGVEVIKRIWAFDEALVSA; translated from the coding sequence ATGCAAAATCGATACGATTTCCTTTTCCTTTTCGACTGCCAAGATGCCAATCCGAACGGCGATCCCGATGCAGGCAATTTGCCGCGACTCGATGTGGAGACGGGGCAGGGGCTGGTGACGGATGTTTGCCTGAAGCGTAAGATCCGTAACTTCGTCGATCAAACGACTGACAAGCGTATCTATTTCGTGGAGGGTGCGGTTCACAACAACCAGCACAAAGAGGCCTACGAAGCGATTGGCGAAAAGCCCGAAAAAAAGGTCAAACCGGAGATTAAGGACAAGGCGACGGCTTGGATGTGTGAGAACTATTTTGATGTCAGAACCTTTGGGGCGGTGATGTCGACTGAGGTGAACTGTGGTCAGGTACGTGGACCGATCCAGTTGTCGTTCGCTCGTTCGATTGATCCGGTCGTTTCTAGCGAGCATGCGATTACACGGACTTCGGTGACCAACGAGAAGGACATCGAGAAGGAGCGGACTATGGGGCGGAAGTTTACGGTGCCTTACGGGCTGTATTTGGCAAAAGGCTTCGTAAATCCGTTTTTGGCAAAGCAAACTGGTTTTTCGGACGAGGATTTAGAGCTGCTTCTGACAGCTTTGGAAAATGCGTTTCAATTTGACCAGTCTGCGGCGCGTCCGGCGGGAAGCATGAATCCGCGTGGATTGCTTGTATTCAAGCATTCATCACAGCTGGGCAATGCTCCGAGTCACAAGCTGTTTGAGGCGGTGAGCATAAAGAAAAGTGAGAGAGTCGAGGTTCCGCGATCTCATCGCGATTATGAAGCGGTTATCGATGTGTCGAAGATACCGGAAGGAGTTGAGGTGATTAAGCGTATTTGGGCGTTTGATGAGGCTCTGGTTTCTGCGTGA
- the cas8c gene encoding type I-C CRISPR-associated protein Cas8c/Csd1 produces MILQSLNELYDRLAEDKAYAISPPGFSPQKISFKIVIRLDGSFIPPQDARSPNDKGKLQNTLVEVPGGAKPSGAGVNPCFLWDNQTYLLGRQPEDKKSGFGIERFEAFRERHLALEKEIDCPEFSAVCRFLESWDPVNVETYPILNELGTGFGVFQIQGQKGYVHETPKIRNWWIKNQPREVSASRGQCLISGERDVEIARLHPKIKGVVGAQSAGASIVSFNDAAYESYAKTQSFNSPVSEDVAFRYGTALNALLTGPKSRDHRIRIGDTTCVFWTERQSAFEDVFADILGSGSHATDEVQDETQRERIERCLKAIQSGRGFVDDKAPVETPFYLLGLAPNAARLSVRFFLRSTIEELLKKLNAHLEDMKIVRQFENQTTKGRKPDPEFPAVWQLLNQSARVSDEVPPLLGGALTRAIVEGTRYPEALYGAVLRRIRADRTINYLRVAIVKATLVRNHQYEIPTMLDKSETTPAYLLGRLFSALEKTQEDALSGLNATIRDRFYSAASATPASVFPRLLRTYQHHLSKLNPGGKVVREKLVQEIIDPLESSGFPSQLNIKAQGLFAIGYYHQRKAFFTSKTENDES; encoded by the coding sequence ATGATTCTGCAATCGCTAAACGAACTCTACGATCGTCTCGCGGAAGACAAGGCATACGCTATCTCGCCACCGGGATTTTCTCCGCAGAAGATTAGCTTCAAAATCGTGATCCGTCTTGATGGGAGTTTTATTCCGCCACAGGACGCGAGAAGCCCTAATGACAAGGGGAAGCTGCAGAACACTTTGGTCGAAGTTCCTGGTGGTGCGAAGCCGTCCGGGGCAGGAGTTAATCCGTGTTTTCTTTGGGATAATCAGACTTACCTGCTCGGGCGACAGCCTGAGGATAAAAAGTCTGGCTTTGGAATTGAGCGATTCGAGGCCTTTCGAGAACGCCATTTGGCCCTCGAGAAGGAGATAGATTGTCCGGAGTTTTCCGCAGTCTGTCGGTTTCTCGAGAGTTGGGATCCTGTTAATGTAGAGACGTATCCAATATTAAACGAGTTGGGAACTGGATTTGGTGTATTTCAGATCCAAGGACAAAAGGGGTATGTGCATGAGACGCCGAAGATTCGGAACTGGTGGATCAAAAATCAACCGAGGGAAGTATCGGCCTCACGAGGGCAGTGTTTGATCAGTGGTGAACGCGATGTTGAGATCGCCCGGCTGCATCCAAAGATAAAGGGAGTCGTTGGGGCTCAGTCTGCGGGAGCATCTATCGTATCCTTCAACGATGCAGCTTATGAGTCTTACGCGAAAACGCAGAGCTTTAATAGTCCTGTGAGTGAAGACGTTGCCTTTCGTTATGGTACTGCGTTGAACGCACTATTGACGGGACCGAAGTCAAGGGATCATCGAATTCGAATCGGGGATACAACGTGTGTTTTCTGGACTGAGAGGCAGAGCGCGTTCGAAGACGTGTTTGCGGATATTCTTGGGAGTGGATCCCACGCGACCGACGAGGTTCAAGATGAGACACAACGCGAGCGAATTGAGCGGTGTTTGAAGGCGATACAATCCGGACGCGGATTCGTGGACGATAAAGCCCCTGTGGAAACGCCGTTCTACCTTCTCGGTCTTGCTCCGAATGCGGCGCGGCTTTCGGTTCGGTTTTTCCTACGGTCTACGATTGAAGAATTGCTGAAGAAATTGAATGCCCATCTCGAGGATATGAAGATTGTCCGGCAGTTTGAGAATCAAACGACGAAGGGGCGGAAGCCGGATCCTGAGTTTCCTGCTGTGTGGCAGCTGTTGAACCAATCGGCTCGGGTTAGCGATGAGGTTCCGCCTTTGCTAGGTGGAGCGTTGACGAGAGCGATTGTGGAAGGGACGCGGTATCCGGAAGCTCTGTACGGAGCCGTACTGCGACGTATTAGGGCGGATCGAACGATCAATTATCTGAGAGTCGCGATAGTGAAAGCGACCCTCGTAAGAAACCATCAATATGAAATTCCAACTATGTTAGACAAATCCGAAACCACCCCTGCGTATCTGCTAGGGCGTCTATTTTCCGCATTAGAGAAAACTCAGGAAGACGCTCTGTCAGGTCTCAATGCGACGATCCGAGATCGTTTCTACAGTGCCGCTTCCGCTACGCCTGCTAGCGTGTTTCCTCGCCTCTTGAGGACGTATCAGCATCACCTGTCGAAGTTGAACCCAGGTGGAAAAGTTGTACGAGAAAAACTAGTACAAGAAATCATTGATCCACTGGAAAGCTCAGGCTTTCCCTCTCAGCTGAATATCAAGGCTCAAGGTCTTTTTGCCATTGGCTACTATCACCAACGCAAAGCCTTTTTCACTTCAAAAACCGAAAACGACGAATCCTAA
- a CDS encoding IS4 family transposase: MNSGSLVFSQIVDIIDRKQFHRCVSKYPMPRASRSFSARDQFLCMLFAQLTYRESLRDIEACLRSQAQLLYAMGIRGAVSRSNLAYVNEKRDWRAFFELAGVLTRKARRLYSQERYIEEIDQAVYALDASIVDLCMSLFPWAKFRRSKSAVKIHAVIDLAGPIPAFIAVTEGKIHDVNALDWIAFEAGAFYVMDRGYLDFGRLFRIDSARAYFVIRAKSNMSFYVKESRTVDKSTGLRADQTVRLNGARTKGLYGSNLRRISYVDAQTGKTLVFLTNNFDLEAAVVAKLYKARWQIELFFKWIKQNLRIKSFYGTSENAVKTQIWIAVCAYLMVAILNKTTGLDENLSRILQVVSVNIFSKDPIHQLFMKDDTRNIEIDNSNQLMFNDF; this comes from the coding sequence GTGAACTCCGGCAGCCTCGTATTCTCTCAAATCGTCGACATCATCGATCGGAAGCAATTCCACCGATGCGTATCCAAGTATCCGATGCCGAGGGCTTCGAGGAGCTTCTCCGCTCGCGACCAGTTCCTTTGCATGCTCTTCGCTCAGCTGACTTATCGCGAGAGTCTTCGGGACATCGAGGCATGCCTTCGCTCGCAGGCTCAGCTGCTCTACGCCATGGGCATCCGCGGAGCGGTTTCCAGAAGCAATCTCGCCTACGTCAACGAGAAGCGGGACTGGCGCGCCTTCTTCGAGCTTGCTGGAGTCCTCACGAGAAAGGCTCGCCGCCTGTATTCGCAGGAAAGATACATCGAGGAGATCGACCAAGCGGTCTACGCCTTGGACGCTTCGATCGTCGATCTGTGCATGTCGCTGTTCCCTTGGGCGAAGTTTCGACGCAGCAAGTCCGCCGTCAAGATTCACGCAGTGATCGACCTCGCCGGCCCGATACCCGCCTTCATCGCGGTGACCGAGGGAAAGATCCACGACGTGAACGCCTTGGACTGGATCGCGTTCGAGGCGGGAGCCTTCTACGTGATGGATCGCGGCTATCTGGACTTCGGACGCCTCTTCCGCATCGACTCGGCCCGCGCCTACTTCGTGATAAGGGCGAAGTCGAACATGAGCTTCTACGTCAAGGAGTCCAGAACCGTGGACAAGTCGACCGGACTGAGAGCGGACCAGACCGTCAGGCTCAACGGCGCGAGAACCAAGGGACTGTACGGATCGAACTTGAGGCGTATCAGCTATGTGGATGCGCAAACGGGAAAGACGCTGGTCTTCCTCACCAACAACTTCGATCTCGAAGCAGCGGTCGTGGCGAAGCTCTACAAGGCTCGCTGGCAGATCGAGCTCTTCTTCAAATGGATCAAGCAGAACCTGCGCATCAAGTCCTTCTACGGCACGAGCGAGAACGCGGTGAAGACCCAAATCTGGATCGCAGTCTGCGCTTACCTGATGGTGGCCATTCTCAACAAGACGACAGGTTTGGACGAGAATCTGTCCAGAATCCTGCAAGTCGTGAGCGTCAATATATTTTCGAAAGACCCTATCCATCAGCTGTTTATGAAAGATGATACAAGAAACATAGAAATCGATAATTCTAACCAATTGATGTTCAACGACTTTTAG